A window from Photobacterium atrarenae encodes these proteins:
- a CDS encoding NRAMP family divalent metal transporter, whose product MTDAANTQVQPVRSQNFKQLIQSLGPGIMMATAAVGGSHLVASTKAGAIYGWQLAALILLVNLLKYPFFRAGVQFTMGTGNSLIQGYDSLGRGYLWVFTGLSMISGIVNTAALVLFSASLLGYFLPVTLSLPVLSAIVATACLVILLAGHYKALDGLSKTIMAVLVIATLSAVMIAAGKGAVAPADFEAPSVWSIASIGFVVVMMGWMPAPIEISCLTSLWLKSQKKSQHVTPQSALMDFNVGYIGTAILAVVFLALGALVLHGSGTELKSSGIGFSHQLVGLYASTIGEWSRYLIAVIAFFCIFGSTITVIDGYSRALAESQLLLQKKPLEQRSYHNAWMLLVTAAALAIIFFFSSALMPMLNFAMVLAFMTTPVFALLNYLLVANTALPKALQWSRTMKWLSWVGLTYLFGFLAVFIWWKWLM is encoded by the coding sequence ATGACCGATGCAGCAAACACCCAGGTTCAACCCGTGAGGAGCCAGAATTTCAAACAACTGATCCAGTCGTTGGGGCCGGGGATTATGATGGCGACTGCCGCCGTCGGCGGTTCTCACCTGGTTGCTTCAACGAAGGCCGGGGCCATTTATGGATGGCAACTGGCTGCGCTTATTCTGCTGGTTAACCTTTTAAAATATCCTTTTTTCCGTGCCGGCGTTCAGTTCACGATGGGAACCGGGAATAGCTTGATCCAGGGCTACGATAGCCTTGGCCGGGGTTATCTGTGGGTCTTTACCGGACTAAGCATGATCTCCGGGATTGTGAATACCGCAGCGTTGGTGTTGTTCAGCGCCAGCTTGTTGGGGTACTTCCTGCCGGTAACATTGTCACTTCCGGTGCTGTCGGCGATTGTGGCGACCGCGTGTCTGGTGATTCTGCTGGCCGGACACTACAAAGCGCTGGATGGGCTGTCGAAAACCATTATGGCGGTTCTGGTGATTGCAACGTTGTCGGCTGTGATGATCGCGGCAGGGAAAGGTGCCGTGGCGCCGGCTGACTTTGAAGCCCCATCGGTATGGAGCATCGCCTCGATTGGATTTGTTGTGGTGATGATGGGCTGGATGCCGGCACCGATTGAAATTTCCTGCCTGACGTCGTTGTGGCTGAAAAGCCAGAAAAAATCGCAGCACGTCACACCGCAGTCGGCTTTGATGGATTTTAATGTTGGGTATATTGGCACCGCGATCCTGGCGGTGGTGTTCCTGGCGCTGGGTGCGTTGGTATTGCATGGTTCGGGAACGGAACTTAAAAGCTCCGGGATTGGTTTCTCCCATCAGTTGGTTGGCCTGTATGCATCGACGATTGGTGAGTGGTCCCGCTACCTGATCGCTGTGATCGCCTTTTTCTGTATTTTCGGAAGTACGATCACCGTGATCGACGGTTACTCGCGCGCACTGGCAGAATCGCAGTTGCTGCTGCAGAAAAAGCCGTTAGAGCAGCGCAGTTACCATAACGCCTGGATGCTGTTGGTCACGGCTGCCGCCCTGGCGATTATTTTCTTCTTCAGCTCTGCACTGATGCCGATGCTGAACTTTGCCATGGTGCTGGCATTTATGACCACACCGGTATTTGCGCTGCTCAATTATCTGCTGGTTGCAAACACGGCGCTGCCAAAAGCCTTGCAATGGAGTCGAACCATGAAATGGCTGTCCTGGGTTGGGCTGACCTACCTGTTCGGCTTCCTGGCCGTGTTTATCTGGTGGAAGTGGTTGATGTAA